Genomic DNA from Theobroma cacao cultivar B97-61/B2 chromosome 3, Criollo_cocoa_genome_V2, whole genome shotgun sequence:
GAAACTTCAAACTTGAACAATTAGTTtaatgggtttgtgaattagactaaaattttaggttaaaagTTGGGTTAGAGTGTAGATTGTATAGTgtatatttattagaattattaaattcaaatcatgaCTTAATGGGGGTTGTTATGGCTTATTGgtaaatataggttttaacGGTATTTCGAGACTACTTGGATTAAGACTTGGTGAGCACTAGTTTTGTATGGTGGCATTAAGGTgaatgaacttgcattaaaatgttttgggataaatgcatttattttttgttgaatcacttgaaatattttactgaacttttataaaaaaatgcatgagaacaagcttttgatgaaacgtttttatgttataaaatatGAATGTGATGAACTCATGCGTTTCCatattatgttgatgtgtatgttatgcattgaatgACACTATTGGTTGACAATTGTAACCAtgcgtgtgcggtgtgggagtacACATGACGGTGATAGTAGTGTACTGTGTGAGTGCACACATTGGTGATATATGCCATGGGCACGATAGTGGTGTGTTGTGTGAGTACACACACTGAtaatatatgccatgtgcgtgATAGTGGTGTGTTGTGTGAGTGCACacactgatgatatatgccatgtgcgatgtgagagtgcacatgatgatattgccttgtgcgaTGAGGAAGTGCACAGGatgattctagctatgtgcggtgtggaagtgcacatgagctggtgagATGGGAgttgtatacatgtatacACATAACATATAAAggttaaggaaataaaatgtgattgtattgaatattgaatgttgaaatttgaaaaatgcttTCCAATTGAGTTTTCATTGCaacaaaaatggattttcattGTGACAAGAATTCTTTAACTTGATAGCCTTggttttcgctgcagcgaaattcattctcgctgcaacaagaaactctcgggtgttGGGGGCTTGACTAGCCTagatttttgctgcagcaaaaatgcattctcgctacagcgaggaactctcgggtggttggGTAAAATGCCTACCCAGATTTTtcttgcagcgagaatgcctttccgctacAAGGAGATTCACTCTGctatgcttgccttgcttgaacttcataaatgttttaaaatgagttgaaaagcAGCACGAAATCGAGTTTTGCtcataatatacaaaattgcattgtttttaaacaagtgcatcatgttttcgaaAAGCTCTCCATATCGTTTGCTtattcccttcctatgttcactcactgggtttatacttatccttttcaactttatattttagtttttaggtTCGAAGATAGTTAGATCTTAGGTAAAGGCGTTTCCTCCTGTTCATCTTACGATAGGTTTACTAGAACACTCTATGATAGTATCCACactagagtcactccgctgatagtTAAGGTCTTTTGAATGTGTATATGGTTATTTCAATGTAATTCATAAGATTTGTTGTAAACACTGTATGTGTGGTGTGCATGATAATGTCGCTACAGGTTGGCAAatggtaatattattttgtgaatgaTATTGTTCAATTGCcatgatttatttttgaaaggaaattattttgaaaacaatgaattAAGAACCTTAGAAGGAAAAGAGGGACAGGTGGTCTAATAAACGAGTTTTCATAGaaaagcttgcttgggcccgATGGGCTACGCTTATTGGGTCCTTACGCCGATCATGGTCCgggaattgggctgtgacaataCGAcacatttattttgttaatggtAAGAGAATTttgatgatgggattttgttgttcaattttctatacatgcaagtatacgtatcacaaagataatatagagatgagtagagtgtcaatcccacagagaattgaattaatcgtTACTAttaactattaaaattaacacactctaattttatctaaacaattaaaattaataataaagattgaaactaataaactaataattaaacCTAATATATTAGTAAAATTACTTCTTGTGATTACCagatctaagattatgatatcccttaATACTTTATTTGAAGATTGTCTCTCTTTCTTGATTCAGTTtgatggattaagttgctaacctagattcttaaattatttataagtctctatcgagtttctcataaaaatatctttcccaattaatttactatatgtctatgcaaattaaattgaagaaagattaattaagtttgtgttctaattttggctacgaatagcttataggtgtatgtctaccctatatgcaaatcaaatcacctaatcaattaagtgcattcgatcatacTCTATTCCATTCAAGGTCTATCTAAATTTTCTTCGTTAAAGTTTAACCTagatttccaattcaatctaattggtggctAGTCAATCATAAAcattaagaatagaataaaataaataacttaaatctatcaaatataagcaaaagaaatataaataattcaaactacatattgagttcaatcgtAATTTTATACTAACAATTTAGTTCCTCATTAAATCACACAccatcatcaaataaaatttaaatattcaaatcgaactaagaaaaataagaaaataacaaaaagatagaaaaactcaagaattgtattcttgatgtccaaatcttcttgaatccttcaaattcttcttagcttcaataACTTTGTGGCTTGACTTTCAACTATTAATCTGgtgtttcattcttttttttcgaAAGTCTTTCGAAAGATTGTTTTTATAGGGCTTTAAAATTAGGCCAAGTTAGgtaaagaaagaagtcaatttcagctaGGATGTCCTTATTAGACTATGTGGGCCGCAGTCTTGCCCAATTAGAAATCGTAATTATTCTAGGACTATTACAGTGTGTCAAattcaacaagatttttgaccaccttccaagCTGAACTAAGAGAAGTGATAAACACGAAAGTtggatatttttctcttagctttccaatggtctaagaatcacttcatttgaagctctgtagagagagttatggctAAACTACTGAAATATGTGCAATGAAAGTCTGTACCTTAAAATTGCTCTTCTTTCTTccactaaaattcttctttcatcaaacacctacaaaagcacaaataaatcagtAACAACttatcttaatcatattaacaccaatttaagcatataattaattaagattagattgactcacctcaTCATATTAGTGTCATGTGGCATGACATGTCATCATGTCGGTGCCACGTGGCACTATCACGTAATTGGATGCCACTAGGGAAAGGGAATaaattgaagtaattttttaaatcgaGAGATTAAATTATTACGATTTTAAGTAGatgaactaaattgaacaaaatatcCTAATACAGGAACTTTCTAGATATTTTGACCCTCCAAAACCAAATGGACGCAAGCCCAACTATGCATTCATGACTTTGGACCTTCCTAAGCTCCCCTGTTGTAATATTTGCTTAAGATatataactttaaaattagttaaaatttttaaatgtgaagtaagataattataatgatatctatactatatataaaagCAAGATGATTTGATTATTGTTCAATTTCTTTTGATTGAGTCTCTAATtgaatgacaagtgtcattcAATTAGAGTCCCcccttatatattttttttgggttttttgtATTCAAAATGACATCGTTTTGATATTAGGCCTTTTATATCCCTGATTGTCAattaatggttttttttttttgactgGTTAGTCGATTGTTCTCTTATCGTTGATTTCcctctccatttttttttctcattttgttgttttgttaTCTTTGCTTTTGACGATCAGCCTCCCAATTGTCATTAGCCTCTCTTTTGCCTGCCAGCCAGCTTCTGTTTCCTCCCCTGTCGTGCCGGACTCTCTCTCCTCTACTAGTacctcctttctctctcttcccaTTCAATTAGTTAAATGATTTGAGTAGCATTTACCAAATTAATGCTTTATTCGTAGCATCTCCTCCGTCCCCATTTAACAAGATTGTGCTGTTATATATATAGCAAAATCCTTATATCAATAGATTCATAAGAACAACAATTGCTAAAGAGTACAAAACAATCTTTCTATAGGTTCAATAGATCTTTTGTCCGACCTTTTGGTCTAAAATGAATACTGCTTCTCTAGCCAACAAGTTTTGTTTTAGATACACTGTTGGAGTAGAGTGCGTCCATTTCGTCATAAAAGCATTAATTCATGCATGGAGATACTGCCTAAGGTTTCATAGTCTGTGTGtgaatttaaaaaagattagAATAGAAAAAATACCATAAGGTAGATATGCGAAGTAGAAACTGCATGTCTAACATGCCTTGGATATTGATATTGATTTTGTTGGAGATTACCGAAAGAGTTCAATATGCTAACTATGTAATCCTTTATAATTAGGTAATAGTATTTTCTTTCCTGCAAGTCACCTTTATATAATGAagtaattcaatttaaaaatatgcaAAGAGCAATATAATTAGCACTATTTATTTATAGCTAGCAACAAAAGCAAGAAGCAagttaaatttcaaaatccccATTATATGAACCTAGTTACCAAAATTCCACTCGAAAGAGCGATTAAAAATTATGAGTcaaaagaatattttctttgtttctactagctttttttttgtcttcttttaatctttcttgTTCCATGTATGAGCCACATGCAGACATTTTCTTCCTCATTAAACAAATGCATTGTAATTTGTTTGCAAGAgcagcattttttttttttgaaagttttgtAAGAGCAGCATTTACCTGTGTTAAATCTTTCAACATCTGACTAGGAGGAGCGGTCTGATTGCTTGATTAACTATAAGATAGAGACTTTTCTGCTTAGCATCAACGCAGACTAAAATAAAACCTAAAGATAAAGATTCAAAAGTAAATGAAACAGTGCtagtttaaaaatattcaaggAGAGTGTCTGTTCCTCAACAAATGAAGCCATGAATAGTTTATGTTTAAAGTATCGCCATTTGCCAGAATATCTGCTGAAACGGCAAATTATTAAACAAATAAGATAGAGGAAACATGCTGCACTTTATAAAAATCTTCACCTCGAATCCTATCCacgaatgattttggcatctCTTCAATGTCCAACTCCCGGAGAGCAGTAAGGGATCTCATTCCTTCAGGGAGCATCTTCAAGTTCCCGCAATTGATTATCCGGAAACTCCTAAGCCTTAGCGCTGCACCTTCTTCAAGATTTAACTCTTCCAAGGATTCCAAGGAGTGAAACTCGAGGAACTCAAGTTGAGGAAAGCCACTGACGGCTATTGCCATTTTTGCTCCATCATAGGAGCGTGCTTTTAGTCTCAGAATCAACAATCTTGGCAAGTTCTCAAGTATCCCTACCGAATCTTGCTTGAGATGAGCATGTTCTAATGTCAACTGGGAGAGATTTGGTGGGAATTCCTGCGAGCTAGGTAACTGTCTTATAGTTCCTCTCATATGCAACTTGACGAGATTTTGAAGAGCAGAAAGTTGAGTGAGCGATGGAAATTCAGCATCTTCAGTACGCAGGTACAGGGACTGAAGTTGTACAAGTGCCACAATGGAGTTAAATATTTCAGTTGCTTTCAAGCTGAAGTTTCCTCTGATTCCCAATTTTTGCAGGCTCGTTAAATTTGCATGGTTGTTTTGCATCCATTTTTGGACATTTATCTCTGACAGAGCCTGGAGATGCTTTAGTGTGTCGATTCGCAGAGGCCCCCCATATTTATGCCCGCACATATAAAGATACCGTAATTTTGCTATCTTCCATATGACATTGGGAATTGTTTGGAGATGAAGATTTGCAGCTACATCAAGAGGCTGCAGGTTCTGCAAAGAACCTATGGCTGATGAAAGTTCCTGTAGGTTGGTCTCCTTTAGCCCCAAGTACTTTAAATGAATTAGAGACCCAATTATGCTCGGAATGGTAGTACATGGTATACCCTCCAACTCCAGGACTCTGAGCagtttgaaatttttgcaAATATAATCTAGATCGCTGTCTTTCATCTTATAAGGATCATCTCTATAACAATTAACCTGACTTTGGTGATGATCAACTCTAAAGAAGAGGAGTGAGCGGAGGTGGGGATTCGGATGCTTGTATTGTCGCCAATTGAAGGTAGAATACATGGAATGACGTCGATATCTAGCTGAAGGATGGATATTTTGACTTCCTTGAATCTCATGAAAGCCCTCTGCTTTGGCCTTTGAGATGGAGAGGTCTCGTAGTAGATCATGAAGACGACATTGTTTAACTCTCTCGTTGATACTCAATTTGGCCACTTGAACCATGTTTCTCTCAATTAACTCGTTCAAGTAATCCTCTGCTATGTCCTCCATCCTTTCACCTTGCTGTGGTATCAAACTCTCTGCAATCCATAGCCTAAACAATTTATGCGTGGGAATTGGGTGGTCTTCTGGGAACTGTCCAAGATGGAGGAAACAAGATTTGAGGTAATATGGCAAATCGTTATAACTCAAAGCCAGTATAGCAGATACTCCATTTGGGTCTTCAGCAAAGAACGAGCTCATATTGGAAAGAACCCTTTTCCATTCtcccaaatttctttttcttgaaagcaATCCTCCCATCACAATGATGGCTAGTGGTAAACCAGCACATTTTTCGACGATCTCCTTCCCAATTTCCTCCAACTGTGGGGAACGATGTGAATCAGCGCTATGAATGAAAGCTTTCTTGCAGAACAACAACCAACCATTTTCTTTGCTCAGAAAATGCAAATCATATGGAACACTTCTAGCATCTGCTTTCAGGGCAATACTTCTGTTGCGAGTTGTAAGCATCACTCTGCTTCCATTACTTCCGTCTGGAAAGGCCTCAGATAGAGAATTCCATGCTTCTATGCTCCAAACATCATCCAAGACCACCAAATACCGTTTTTTTCGAAGATGTTCATAGAGAATTTCTTCCAATTCTTCTTCCCGCAACTTTTCCAAATTTCGTCCTGTTGTCGCCACTTGCTTTATAATTGCCTGAAGTATGTCTCTAGTACTGAATTCCTGCGATACATAGACCCATGCTCGGGTAGGAAAACGAGCCTGGATATCACCATGTTTGTAAACCTTTTTGGCAAGAGTGGTCTTGCCAATGCCTCCCATTCCGACTATTGAAATCGCATGCCAATGGTCCTCAGTTTGGACAAGTTGTGTCACCAGCTTAGCTATATCATCGTCCAGGCCAACAATATCCTTTTCTTCACCGCGAGGAGATGATCTTCTCTGCTTGCGGAGCTTCTCCCTTGCAGTGC
This window encodes:
- the LOC18605270 gene encoding putative disease resistance protein At1g50180, whose product is MAEAAVSFVVERLADILEEIDFQTNVRNEVERLKDELMRMRCFLRDADAKQDDDARVSNWVSDIRNVAYDAEDLIDLFILRIDSVKKKNSIKRFASLFKDWKHRSKIAKELVAIQGRILDISQSCETYGIKNIGEGISTAREKLRKQRRSSPRGEEKDIVGLDDDIAKLVTQLVQTEDHWHAISIVGMGGIGKTTLAKKVYKHGDIQARFPTRAWVYVSQEFSTRDILQAIIKQVATTGRNLEKLREEELEEILYEHLRKKRYLVVLDDVWSIEAWNSLSEAFPDGSNGSRVMLTTRNRSIALKADARSVPYDLHFLSKENGWLLFCKKAFIHSADSHRSPQLEEIGKEIVEKCAGLPLAIIVMGGLLSRKRNLGEWKRVLSNMSSFFAEDPNGVSAILALSYNDLPYYLKSCFLHLGQFPEDHPIPTHKLFRLWIAESLIPQQGERMEDIAEDYLNELIERNMVQVAKLSINERVKQCRLHDLLRDLSISKAKAEGFHEIQGSQNIHPSARYRRHSMYSTFNWRQYKHPNPHLRSLLFFRVDHHQSQVNCYRDDPYKMKDSDLDYICKNFKLLRVLELEGIPCTTIPSIIGSLIHLKYLGLKETNLQELSSAIGSLQNLQPLDVAANLHLQTIPNVIWKIAKLRYLYMCGHKYGGPLRIDTLKHLQALSEINVQKWMQNNHANLTSLQKLGIRGNFSLKATEIFNSIVALVQLQSLYLRTEDAEFPSLTQLSALQNLVKLHMRGTIRQLPSSQEFPPNLSQLTLEHAHLKQDSVGILENLPRLLILRLKARSYDGAKMAIAVSGFPQLEFLEFHSLESLEELNLEEGAALRLRSFRIINCGNLKMLPEGMRSLTALRELDIEEMPKSFVDRIRGEDFYKVQHVSSILFV